One Desulfobacteraceae bacterium genomic window carries:
- a CDS encoding ABC transporter ATP-binding protein produces MTFSAQALGPQTDRPWGLRKYTRYFASYEAREAAFARQIAALVPPKHAGPQVFWRDFGRIRGADLSTRADSRHLAIGSNPRECLAFGTPRQVLRAAHLQLGSSRDRGDAPDIEATARQFHILDALDQPLRTLSGGETLKLCCAKVFMAARQATGLTIASPFCWLSHESTGLLTDLVNHCQERAIPVALLALEGEDSREAVEPAALPKALRPVRLPFELQLAGVRISLGTVLNTLKARPAVAGVDDFSARLDSPCLLVGANGQGKSLVARVLARAVACHGTASLDRGRGPENGRLLFQDVLNQTLLRPFPVLAAADGQPARTLSLFGRIGQLCRRYCSARGVALPAGAFQDQAPFRSLLETKALLAAARLGRTPGALILDEPDWGLTRETAIALVAAITRVAHDHGTPIVLISHKPWWSLFCASVVAVSRSRHSPPGRSSEAFRVSLALSGQTGAHP; encoded by the coding sequence ATGACCTTCAGCGCCCAAGCCCTCGGGCCGCAAACCGACCGCCCTTGGGGCCTCCGCAAATATACCCGCTATTTCGCCAGCTACGAGGCCCGCGAAGCGGCCTTCGCCCGGCAAATCGCGGCCCTGGTGCCGCCCAAGCATGCCGGGCCGCAGGTTTTCTGGCGAGACTTCGGCCGGATCCGCGGCGCCGACCTGTCAACCCGCGCCGACAGCCGTCACCTGGCGATCGGCAGCAACCCCCGGGAGTGCCTGGCCTTCGGGACCCCGCGCCAGGTCCTGCGCGCCGCACACCTCCAGCTGGGGTCCAGCCGGGACCGCGGGGATGCGCCCGACATCGAGGCAACGGCCCGCCAATTCCACATTTTGGACGCCCTTGACCAGCCGCTGCGGACCCTTTCGGGCGGTGAAACCCTCAAGCTCTGCTGTGCCAAGGTCTTCATGGCCGCCAGGCAGGCGACCGGCCTGACGATCGCAAGCCCCTTCTGCTGGCTGTCCCACGAAAGCACGGGCCTGTTGACCGATCTGGTGAACCACTGCCAGGAACGCGCGATACCCGTCGCGCTGCTGGCCTTGGAGGGCGAGGACAGCCGCGAGGCGGTGGAACCCGCCGCCCTGCCGAAAGCCCTGCGGCCGGTCAGGCTGCCGTTTGAGCTTCAGCTGGCAGGCGTCCGCATTTCACTGGGGACCGTTTTGAACACCCTCAAGGCCCGGCCCGCGGTGGCGGGCGTCGACGATTTCAGCGCCCGGCTGGATTCACCGTGCCTGCTGGTGGGTGCCAACGGTCAGGGCAAAAGCCTGGTCGCCCGGGTGCTGGCCCGGGCGGTGGCCTGCCACGGAACCGCCAGCCTGGACCGGGGCCGCGGGCCGGAAAACGGGCGTTTGCTTTTTCAGGATGTGCTCAACCAGACCCTGCTGCGCCCCTTTCCCGTGTTGGCGGCCGCCGACGGGCAGCCGGCGCGCACCCTGTCTCTTTTCGGGCGCATCGGACAGCTCTGCCGGCGGTATTGCAGCGCCCGGGGGGTGGCGCTGCCCGCCGGCGCATTCCAGGACCAGGCTCCCTTCCGGTCGCTGCTGGAAACCAAGGCTCTGCTGGCGGCCGCACGCCTGGGCCGCACGCCCGGTGCCCTGATCCTGGACGAACCCGATTGGGGCCTGACGCGCGAGACGGCGATTGCGTTGGTGGCCGCCATCACCCGGGTGGCGCACGACCATGGGACACCCATCGTGCTGATTTCCCACAAGCCCTGGTGGTCGTTGTTTTGCGCGAGCGTCGTGGCCGTCTCCCGCAGCCGGCACAGCCCGCCCGGGCGGAGCTCCGAGGCCTTCCGGGTGAGCCTGGCCCTCTCCGGGCAGACCGGGGCGCACCCGTGA